The following is a genomic window from Variovorax paradoxus.
GAGGCGCCGCCCGGCTGCCGGCCGAGCCAGTCCCAGTGGCGCGGCAGCAGGGTGACTTCGCGTGCCACCACGCCGAGCTTGGGGCGGCCGACAGTGCGCGGTGCTTCGTCGTGGGTCTGGGGTTCGGCGGGTGCAGCTTCTTCGCGCAGGTCGAGATCGAGCGGTGCACCGGTCGAGTCGTCGAAAAGCAGCACGGAGGCAGCGTAAGGAAGCTGGCGCAGTTGCGCGATGACTTCGCTTCTGGTGCCGCCTGCAATACGCCGGAAACCGGAAAAAGCGGTAATGGTGGTGCTGGCCAGGGCTGTTGGACTTGTTGAGGCTGGCATGGAGGTGTTCATGCCATTAATTTTATCCGGGTAAAAGATAAAAAAGCAATATACCCGGGTAAAAATATCAGAACGCTTGGCCGCGCAGCCGGCGCCAGAAGCGATGTACACGCCAGTTGAAGGCGCGCACCACGCGCCAGGGGCGGCTCTCGCGAACAAGCGTCAGCACGTGGTCTTTCCAAGCTTTCCAGCGCGGGTACCAGCGGGCGAACAGCGGAATGCGCATGAGCGCAGCTTCGACCAGCTGGAAGATCCGCGCCACGATCGCGGTGCCTACCAGCTTGGCGATGACCAGCAAGCTGACGGCGCTTGCCGAATGCCCTTGGCCGAACAGGTAGAGCGCCAGCACCTTGACCGGCAACAGCAGCAGCACGGGCAGGAAAAACGCCGGCAGCGCGCCCCATGGCGGGAGATTGCGCAGCCAGTTTTCCGCACGGGCCCAAAGCGGCAGGCGCGCCAGCCGGGCGGCAAAGGCAGCCAGCGGCACCCAACCCCATTCCTCGAACAGCAGCACCGGCACCAGCAGCACGGCCACCAGCGTGCGCAGCAGTTTTCGCAGCGCCGATGCGGGACGAGGGCCGGCCGGCGGGGGAGCGGATGGAGGAGGGGTTTGCACCGGGGCGATTGTGCGGCCTGCCGCCGGCGTCCACCGAATGGCCGCCTTCCGCCCTATGGCAAACTTCAGCGCTTTATTCGCCAAGCACCGTCGGCCCAGCCGGCCGTGCGTGACAGGGACGTCATCCAGAAATGCAGAAAATCATTCGCCAGCTTGCCGCCGAGATCAAGGTAGGCGAGCACCAGGTGAAGGCGGCCATCGAACTGCTCGATGGCGGTGCCACGGTTCCGTTCATTGCCCGATACCGCAAGGAGGTCACCGACGGCCTCGACGACATTCAGCTGCGCGAGCTTGAAGCGCGCCTGGCCTACCTGCGCGAGCTCGAAGACCGCCGCGCCGCGGTCATCAAGAGCATCGACGAGCAGGGCAAGCTCACCCCCGAACTGCGCGCCGCGATCGAATTCGCCCCGACCAAGCAGGAGCTCGAAGACCTGTACCTGCCGTTCAAGCAGAAGCGCCGCACCAAGGGCCAGATTGCGCGCGAATTCGGCATCGAGCCGCTGGCCGACAAACTGCTGGCCGATCCAACGCTCGACCCCGCAGTGGAGGCCAAGGCCTTCCTGCAGCCCGCCACCACGCTCGACGACGGCAAGCCGGGCCCCGATTTCTCGACCGTGCCGGCCGTGCTCGACGGGGTGCGCGACATTCTTTCCGAGCGCTGGGCCGAAGACGCGGCGCTGGTGCAGGGCCTGCGCGAATGGCTGTGGGCCGAGGGCCTGCTCAAGTCGACGCTGATGGCCGGCAAGGACGAGAACAACGCCGACGTCGCCAAGTTTCGCGACTACTTCGACTATGACGAGCCGATCGGCCGCGTGCCTTCGCACCGCGCGCTGGCCGTGTTTCGCGGCCGCGCGCTCGACATCCTCGATGCCAAGCTGGTGCTGCCGGTGGAGCCCGAACCGGGCAAGCCCAGCATCGCCGAAGGCCGGATCGCGCTGCACCTGGGCTGGAGCCACGCAGGCCGCCCGGCCGACGACCTGATCCGCAAGTGCGTCGCCTGGACCTGGCGCGTGAAGCTCGCGCTTTCGACCGAGCGCGACCTGTTCACCCGCCTGCGCGAAGACGCCGAGAAGGTCGCCATCAAGGTGTTTGCCGACAACCTGCGCGACCTGCTGCTGGCCGCTCCCGCCGGCCCGCGCGTGGTGATGGGCCTGGACCCGGGCATTCGCACCGGCGTAAAGGTGGCCGTGGTCGACGCGACCGGCAAGCTGGTTGAAACCGCCACCGTGTTCCCGCACGAACCGCGCAAGGACTGGGAAGGCTCGCTGCACACGCTCGGCAAGCTGTGCGCCAAGCACGGCGTGAACCTGATCGCCATTGGCAACGGCACCGCCAGCCGCGAGACCGACAAGCTGGCCGCCGACCTCATCAAGCTGCTCGCCAAGATGGCGGCCCAGGCCGGCGCACCCGAGATGAAGGTCGACAAGGTGGTGGTGAGCGAGGCCGGCGCTTCGGTTTATTCGGCCAGCGAATTCGCCTCGCAGGAAATGCCCGATGTGGACGTGAGCCTGCGCGGCGCCGCCAGCATTGCGCGCCGCCTGCAAGACCCGCTGGCCGAACTCGTGAAGATCGACCCCAAGAGCATCGGCGTGGGCCAATATCAGCACGACGTGAACCAGAGCGAACTGGCGCGCACGCTGCAGGCCGTGGTGGAAGACTGCGTGAACTCGGTGGGCGTGGACCTCAACACCGCGAGCGTGCCGCTGCTCAGCCGCGTGTCGGGCCTGTCGGCCAGCGTGGCCAAGGCCGTGGTGCGCTGGCGCGAATCGAACGGTGCGTTCTCCACGCGCAAGCAGCTGCTCGACGTGACCGGCTTCGGCCCCAAGGCCTTCGAGCAGAGCGCCGGCTTTCTGCGGATTCGCGACGGCGCAGACCCGCTCGACATTACCGGCGTGCACCCTGAGACCTATCCGGTGGTGGAACAGATCATCGTGAAGACCGGCAAGCCGATCGCCGAACTGATGGGCCGCGCCGAGATGCTCAAGACGCTCAAGCCCGAGCTGTTCGCCAACGAGAAGTTCGGCGTCATCACGGTGAAGGACATCCTCGGCGAACTCGAAAAGCCCGGCCGCGACCCGCGCCCCGACTTCAAGGTGGCGCGCTTCAACGACGGCGTGGACGACATTGCCGACCTGAAGGAAGGCATGATCCTCGAAGGCACCGTGAGCAACGTGGCGCAGTTCGGCGCCTTCATCGATCTGGGCGTGCACCAGGACGGTCTGGTGCACGTGAGCCAACTGAGCCACAAGTTCGTGAACGATGCGCGCGAAGTGGTGAAGACCGGCGACATCGTCAAGGTCAAGGTGATGGAAGTGGACGTGGCACGCAAGCGCATCGGGCTCTCCATGAAGCTCGACGCGGCCCCAGCCCGCCGCGACGGCCCGCGCGACAACCGCTTCGAAGGCGCGGGACGCGGCCAGCAGCAGGGTTCGCGCCGCGACAGCGCGCCGCAGCCCGCGGGCCAGATGGCCAGCGCGTTTGCCAAGCTGCAGGGGCTGCGCAAGTAAACCGGCCGCACGGTTCTTGCTGAGGCAGCCGGCATGACGATGAAGGCACTGCGCATCTATGCCGGCCCGGCGGCCCGCAAGCACATCGAGGCGAACGGCCTGCGCCCGCAGGACGTGCGCACCATTCCCGGCGCCGCGGGCGGCCCCAAGGGGCTGATCCTCGGCCCGCTCGACCGCTTCATCTTCGGTCGCTGGCTCACGCAGTCGAGCCAGCCCGTGCACCTGGTGGGCGCATCGATCGGTGCGTGGCGGCTTTCGACGGCCTGCCTGTCCGATCCGCAGAAGGCCTTCGAGCGCTTTGAGCACGACTATGTGCGCCAGCAGTTCGAAGTGCCGCCAGGGCAGAAGCGGCTCAGCCCCGACCAGTTGAGCGCGCGCTTTGCCGAGAGCCTGCATGAGTTCTACGGCGGGCGCATCGGCGAGGTGCTCAACCACTCGCGCTACAAGCTCCATGTGGTGACCTCGCGCGGCCGCCACATCCTCGGGCGAGAGGGCAGGGCGCGCACGCCCTTCGGCTACCTGGGCGCCTTTGCCACCAACAGCCTGCACCGCAAGAGCCTGGGCGCATGGCTGGAGCGCTGCGTGTTCTCCACGCCCGGCGCGGCCCTGCCTTTCGGCACCAACGACTTTCGTACGCGGCAGCACGCGCTGAGCGAAGAGAACTTCAACATGGTGCTGCAGG
Proteins encoded in this region:
- a CDS encoding DUF2239 family protein, translated to MPASTSPTALASTTITAFSGFRRIAGGTRSEVIAQLRQLPYAASVLLFDDSTGAPLDLDLREEAAPAEPQTHDEAPRTVGRPKLGVVAREVTLLPRHWDWLGRQPGGASVALRRLIDDARRVHADRDTVRAAREAAYRFMTAIAGNLSGFEEATRALFAGECERFDELTAPWPEDVRAHLQKLSAAAWSAA
- a CDS encoding Tex family protein, producing the protein MQKIIRQLAAEIKVGEHQVKAAIELLDGGATVPFIARYRKEVTDGLDDIQLRELEARLAYLRELEDRRAAVIKSIDEQGKLTPELRAAIEFAPTKQELEDLYLPFKQKRRTKGQIAREFGIEPLADKLLADPTLDPAVEAKAFLQPATTLDDGKPGPDFSTVPAVLDGVRDILSERWAEDAALVQGLREWLWAEGLLKSTLMAGKDENNADVAKFRDYFDYDEPIGRVPSHRALAVFRGRALDILDAKLVLPVEPEPGKPSIAEGRIALHLGWSHAGRPADDLIRKCVAWTWRVKLALSTERDLFTRLREDAEKVAIKVFADNLRDLLLAAPAGPRVVMGLDPGIRTGVKVAVVDATGKLVETATVFPHEPRKDWEGSLHTLGKLCAKHGVNLIAIGNGTASRETDKLAADLIKLLAKMAAQAGAPEMKVDKVVVSEAGASVYSASEFASQEMPDVDVSLRGAASIARRLQDPLAELVKIDPKSIGVGQYQHDVNQSELARTLQAVVEDCVNSVGVDLNTASVPLLSRVSGLSASVAKAVVRWRESNGAFSTRKQLLDVTGFGPKAFEQSAGFLRIRDGADPLDITGVHPETYPVVEQIIVKTGKPIAELMGRAEMLKTLKPELFANEKFGVITVKDILGELEKPGRDPRPDFKVARFNDGVDDIADLKEGMILEGTVSNVAQFGAFIDLGVHQDGLVHVSQLSHKFVNDAREVVKTGDIVKVKVMEVDVARKRIGLSMKLDAAPARRDGPRDNRFEGAGRGQQQGSRRDSAPQPAGQMASAFAKLQGLRK
- a CDS encoding patatin-like phospholipase family protein; this translates as MKALRIYAGPAARKHIEANGLRPQDVRTIPGAAGGPKGLILGPLDRFIFGRWLTQSSQPVHLVGASIGAWRLSTACLSDPQKAFERFEHDYVRQQFEVPPGQKRLSPDQLSARFAESLHEFYGGRIGEVLNHSRYKLHVVTSRGRHILGREGRARTPFGYLGAFATNSLHRKSLGAWLERCVFSTPGAALPFGTNDFRTRQHALSEENFNMVLQASCSIPFLLAAVHDIPGAPRGAYWDGGITDYHLHLDYQPADEGIVLYPHFQRSVVPGWLDKGLRWRHKSTGFLDRMVVLAPDADWVRSLPNGKLPDRKDFIRFANDAQARIGAWGRATREAQRLSDEFEAWLSTGRTQDLLPL